The Psilocybe cubensis strain MGC-MH-2018 chromosome 7, whole genome shotgun sequence genome has a window encoding:
- a CDS encoding DNA-dependent metalloprotease WSS1-like protein 2 (DNA-dependent metalloprotease WSS1 homolog 2), giving the protein MSSSPSSASSSSHPNPITLHVAFRGTTHTLSLPPDTPLDALHARIEELTEVPPALQKLLYKGKRSIAAGGDATVEAVGLRDGVKVQMLGSTMREVEGVRAVEGERARREGVMHKRAMKPAVKVGTTGPAGNSISTLSSSSSSSSLQHRFHALQPLAHLPNPDAAHALLTKLSSDPAILHIMHTHQFSVGLLTELAPHEHPELLGLNENRGEKIKLRLRTDKYDGFRLYSDVRRVLCHELTHNVWGDHDENFKALNSKLNREVAEYERAVAQGTHYLSGRPGEVYEPAAELEAEARAYTLGGGASSSRAVSDSMAAFDVETQEERRMRVLAATMNRLRKEEEDIEHSCGTGKGRASRTSA; this is encoded by the exons ATGTCGTCATCCCCATCTTCTGCGTCTAGCTCATCGCACCCAAACCCAATAACCCTGCACGTAGCCTTCCGGGGTACAACACACACGCTCTCGCTTCCACCCGACACACCGCTCGATGCGCTACATGCGCGGATCGAGGAGCTCACGGAGGTGCCGCCTGCGCTGCAGAAGCTGTTGTACAAGGGTAAGCGCTCGATAGCGGCTGGTGGAGATGCGACTGTGGAAGCGGTGGGATTGAGGGATGGGGTGAAGGTACAGATGCTTGGCTCGACGATGCGCGAGGTTGAGGGTGTTAGAGCTGTGGAAGGGGAGAGGGCGCGCAGGGAGGGTGTGATGCACAAGAGGGCGATGAAGCCTgctgtcaag GTGGGGACTACAGGGCCAGCGGGAAACTCGATATCTaccctttcttcctcctcttcatccagcTCGCTCCAACACCGCTTCCACGCCCTCCAGCCACTCGCACACCTCCCCAACCCCGACGCTGCACATGCTTTGCTAACTAAACTCTCCTCGGACCCCGCGATCCTGCACATCATGCACACGCACCAGTTCTCCGTCGGGCTGCTGACGGAGCTCGCGCCGCACGAGCACCCGGAGctgcttgggttgaatgAGAATAGAGGCGAGAAGATCAAGTTGCGGTTGAGGACGGATAAGTATGATGGGTTTAGATTGTATAGTGATGTGAGGAGGGTGCTGTGTCATGAGCTGACGCATAATGTGTGGGGTGACCATGATGAGAAT TTCAAGGCGCTTAATTCGAAGCTGAATAGGGAGGTTGCGGAGTACGAACGCGCTGTGGCGCAGGGAACGCATTACCTCTCCGGGCGGCCTGGCGAGGTGTACGAGCCAGCAGCTGAACTCGAGGCCGAGGCGCGCGCGTACACCCTCGGCGGCGGCGCCTCTTCGTCAAGAGCTGTTTCAGATAGTATGGCTGCGTTTGATGTGGAGACgcaggaggagaggaggatgcGTGTGTTGGCTGCGACGATGAACCGGctgaggaaggaggaggaggatattGAGCATTCGTGCGGGACGGGGAAGGGGCGCGCGTCGAGGACGAGCGCCTAA
- a CDS encoding DNA polymerase delta subunit 4, which produces MSPKKTSSGAASAMKQSTLSFNTAKRTGSTAATGKPQAKAGSGGSIAAFFNAGAASAAAPPPAPPQEHAQDQDTAEFQVQVQEEAAQTPGSKRPSSSTKADTASSRLKAKDKPTAKDTDADYRDDIEPADDFDADEDEDVEYIASDTESSVSTFETVEEKPVSVVQGRTTRAQAAAAETASPAGKNVNGNGSGIGGIDKDKDVGTPIQTPTPKKRKVIKDEVVDEIESAGEMDVDDAGATGKDAGMFKPSNRTEDDVAKRVEANARLESGVKATLNGNPGVKDLKAMEVKEDKEKEKAVEKAMEKENENEKEPTQLKVKAIKWRKYLDKLKEKYGDVSDIHGENENRIHQILRYFDNDYAYGPCVGVTRRERWDRAQALGLNPPKEIDEILSTIEGRTMDEYVQSWPFWEGKEGGVYRRARPVRVSRVLYV; this is translated from the exons ATGTCCCCAAAGAAAACGTCATCTGGTGCAGCTTCAGCGATGAAACAAAGCACGCTTTCCTTCAACACCGCGAAGCGTACGGGGTCGACTGCTGCGACTGGGAAGCCCCAGGCGAAAGCGGGCAGTGGCGGGTCGATTGCGGCGTTCTTCAACGCCGGCGCGgcctctgctgctgctccccctcccgctcctcctcaagaACACGCTCAAGACCAAGATACAGCTgaattccaagttcaagtccAAGAGGAAGCGGCTCAAACACCCGGTTCCAAGCGCCCTTCGAGCAGCACAAAGGCTGACACGGCATCATCAAGGCTCAAGGCCAAAGACAAGCCGACCGCTAAAGACACGGACGCAGATTATCGCGACGACATCGAGCCAGCGGACGACTTTGACgcggacgaggacgaggatgtcGAGTATATCGCGAGCGACACGGAGAGCTCCGTGTCGACGTTCGAGACTGTTGAGGAGAAGCCTGTGTCGGTGGTACAGGGACGTACGACGCGCGCgcaagctgctgctgctgagacGGCTTCGCCTGCGGGGAAGAACGTGAATGGGAATGGTAGTGGTATTGGTGGTATAGATAAGGATAAGGATGTGGGCACACCGATCcagacgccgacgccgaagAAGCGCAAGGTCATCAAAGACGAGGTGGTGGATGAGATAGAGAGTGCGGGGGAGATGGACGTTGACGATGCTGGGGCGACGGGGAAAGACGCGGGGATGTTCAAGCCGTCGAATCGGACAGAGGACGATGTCGCGAAGCGCGTAGAGGCGAACGCGCGGCTGGAAAGTGGTGTCAAGGCGACGCTGAATGGAAATCCTGGGGTTAAAGATTTGAAGGCGATGGAGGTTAAGGAGGataaagagaaagagaaagcggTGGAGAAAGCAatggagaaggagaatgagaatgagaaggAGCCGACGCAGCTCAAGGTGAAAGCTATCAAGTGGCGCAAGTACCTCGACAAGCTGAAGGAGAAGTACGGCGACGTGTCGGATA TTCACGGGGAGAATGAGAACAGGATACATCAGATTCTGCGGTACTTTGACAA CGACTACGCGTATGGACCATGTGTGGGTGTGACGCGCCGAGAGCGGTGGGATCGTGCGCAGGCACTGGGACTTAACCCACCTAAGGAG ATCGATGAGATTTTGAGCACGATTGAGGGCCGGACGATGGATGAATATGTCCAGTCT TGGCCGTTCTGGGAGGGGAAGGAAGGGGGAGTGTACcgt CGCGCGCGACCTGTGCGCGTCAGCCGGGTGTTGTATGTGTAG
- a CDS encoding Putative monooxygenase (Putative monooxygenase Rv1533): MAVITTPITELFGIKHPILLAGMNVAAGPELAAAVTNAGGLGVIGGIGYTPKILRQQIQLLKKDLKNPNAPFGVDLLLPQVGGSARKTNTDYTKGQLPELIQVIIEEKATLFVSAVGVPPAWAVQELHKAGILVMNMVGHPKHVKKALDVGVDLICAQAGEGGGHTGDIAASILIPACVDAVKGAKSPLTGKDVYVVGAGAVFDGRGLAANLAWGAQAVWVGTRFVASVEAGAPKLHKELVVSAGFEDVARTVIFTGRPMRVRKTPYVADWEENRQAEIKELTSKGIIPHYNELEKHPEKSVAGRPWLMGSVSSVIKDILPAQVIVDNMVRDAAAILQRNAGLVKVGPKL, from the exons ATGGCTGTGATCACTACACCTATTACTGAGCTCTTCGGGATCAAGCATCCCATTCTCCTCGCTGG AATGAACGTCGCTGCTGGCCCTGAGCTCGCAGCGGCCGTCACTAATGCGGGAGGACTGGGAGTCATCGGTGGTATTGGATACACACCCAAGATCCTCCGCCAGCAG ATTCAACTCCTGAAGAAGGACTTGAAGAACCCCAATGCGCCGTTCGGCGTCGACCTGCTCTTGCCCCAAGTCGGCGGCAGTGCGCGCAAGACCAAC ACCGACTACACCAAAGGCCAGCTCCCAGAGCTAATCCAAGTCATCATCGAGGAAAAAGCGACGCTCTTCGTCTCCGCAGTGGGCGTCCCGCCCGCCTGGGCCGTGCAGGAGCTGCACAAAGCGGGCATCCTCGTGATGAACATGGTCGGGCACCCGAAGCACGTGAAGAAGGCGCTGGATGTCGGCGTTGATCTCATCTGCGCGCAGGCGGGCGAGGGAGGAGGGCACACGGGTGATATTGCGGCGAGCATTTTGATCCCGGCGTGTGTGGATGCTGTGAAGGGCGCTAAGAGCCCGTTGACGGGGAAGGATGTGTATGTGGTCGGTGCGGGCGCGGTGTTTGATGGACGTGGGCTTGCTGCGAATTTGGCGTGGGGCGCTCAGGCTGTTT GGGTCGGAACGCGCTTTGTGGCTTCAGTTGAGGCTGGTGCGCCTAAGCTCCATAAGGAGCTCGTTGTCAGCGCTGGATTCGAGGACGTTGCGCGCACAGTCATCTTCACTGGTCGTCCCATGCGCGTCCGCAAGACGCCCTACGTCGCCGACTG GGAGGAGAACAGACAGGCTGAGATCAAGGAGCTGACGTCCAAGGGTATCATCCCCCACTACAATGAGCTCGAGAAGCACCCCGAGAAGTCTGTTGCGGGACGACCCTGGCTCATGGGCAGCGTTTCGTCTGTGATCAAGGATATCCTCCCTGCGCAGGTTATCGTGGACAACATGGTCCGCGACGCCGCTGCGATTCTGCAGCGCAATGCTGGGCTTGTCAAGGTCGGGCCTAAGCTGTGA